In Triticum urartu cultivar G1812 chromosome 6, Tu2.1, whole genome shotgun sequence, the following proteins share a genomic window:
- the LOC125512783 gene encoding protein PELOTA 1-like, with protein MKLVGKSGKSLARDGPGSVKLVPEVDDDLWDAYNLIAAGDAVEAVTVRKITKSWGRTSERVKLTLGIAVESTDYDKEGSVLRVRGKNLSKNEHVQIGQYHTLEIELRRPFLLRKEAWDWPALDTIRKSCDETGANADLAVLLMQEGLAHLFLVGRSVTATRARVEVPIPRKHGSGAVAAYDTALKDFFHRVLDAFVKHVDFDLVQCVVIASPGFTKDQFRDYMLLEAARRGELRAITEHKARIVLASAPSGYPHSLKDVLAAPGVMSLIKDTRAAQEVPALQEFFAMITKDSARACYGPKHVEVAHERLAIQTLLLTDTWFRNPDVAARRKCVDLAESVKKIGGQVRVFSSMHVSGNQLEQLTGIAAVLRFPMPDLDDIEM; from the coding sequence ATGAAGCTCGTCGGAAAAAGCGGCAAAAGCCTCGCCCGCGACGGGCCCGGCTCCGTCAAGCTGGTGCCGGAGGTGGATGACGACCTGTGGGACGCGTACAACCTCATCGCCGCCGGCGACGCCGTCGAGGCCGTCACGGTCCGGAAGATCACCAAGTCCTGGGGCCGCACCTCGGAGCGCGTGAAGCTGACGCTGGGGATCGCGGTCGAGTCCACGGATTACGACAAGGAAGGGTCCGTCCTGCGCGTCCGCGGCAAGAACCTCTCCAAGAACGAGCACGTCCAGATCGGCCAGTACCACACCCTAGAGATCGAGCTGCGGAGGCCCTTCCTCCTCCGCAAGGAGGCCTGGGACTGGCCGGCGCTCGACACCATCCGCAAATCCTGCGACGAGACCGGGGCCAACGCCGACCTCGCGGTGCTCCTCATGCAGGAAGGGCTCGCCCACCTGTTTCTCGTCGGGAGGAGCGTCACGGCCACCAGAGCCCGCGTCGAGGTGCCCATCCCCAGGAAGCACGGCTCTGGCGCCGTCGCCGCGTACGACACCGCCCTCAAGGACTTCTTCCACCGCGTCCTGGACGCCTTCGTCAAGCACGTCGACTTTGACCTCGTCCAGTGCGTGGTGATCGCGAGCCCGGGCTTCACCAAGGACCAGTTCCGCGACTACATGCTCCTGGAGGCCGCGCGGCGAGGGGAGCTGCGAGCCATCACGGAGCATAAGGCGCGCATCGTGCTCGCGTCCGCGCCCTCGGGTTACCCGCACAGCCTCAAGGACGTCCTGGCCGCCCCGGGCGTGATGTCGCTTATAAAGGACACGAGGGCGGCGCAGGAGGTACCGGCATTGCAGGAGTTCTTCGCCATGATCACCAAGGACTCGGCGCGGGCTTGCTACGGGCCCAAGCACGTCGAGGTCGCGCATGAACGTCTGGCCATCCAGACTCTCCTGCTCACGGACACCTGGTTCAGGAACCCTGACGTTGCTGCTAGGCGCAAGTGCGTCGATTTGGCCGAATCGGTGAAGAAGATTGGTGGCCAGGTGCGCGTCTTTTCGTCGATGCATGTCTCCGGCAATCAGCTCGAACAGCTCACGGGGATAGCTGCTGTTCTTCGTTTTCCCATGCCTGATTTGGACGACATCGAGATGTGA